Proteins from one Chitinophaga oryzae genomic window:
- a CDS encoding SRPBCC domain-containing protein encodes MANVNHEDTFISRIINAPQELVFEAWTSEEHLRHWYAPKGCTIHFADVDIRPGGGFLSCIRNPNGAYKDCWAKTTFLEITRPEKIVCKLQVADASGRLITSREAGMDPDWPDETILTVTFTAQGDKTLFTLHQTVDTSLAKRTGAYPSWEQMLDILEAHLQPTGAR; translated from the coding sequence ATGGCAAACGTTAATCACGAGGATACATTTATCTCCCGTATCATCAACGCACCACAGGAACTGGTATTTGAAGCCTGGACCAGTGAAGAACATCTTCGGCACTGGTATGCACCGAAAGGCTGCACCATTCATTTCGCTGATGTCGATATCCGTCCGGGCGGCGGCTTCCTCTCCTGTATCCGCAATCCCAACGGCGCTTACAAAGACTGCTGGGCCAAAACCACTTTCCTGGAAATCACGCGCCCGGAGAAAATCGTCTGTAAGCTGCAGGTGGCGGATGCCAGCGGACGCCTGATCACTTCACGTGAAGCCGGCATGGACCCTGACTGGCCGGATGAAACCATCCTGACCGTTACGTTTACCGCACAGGGCGACAAGACGCTTTTCACCTTACACCAGACGGTAGACACGTCACTGGCTAAACGAACCGGCGCCTACCCCAGCTGGGAACAGATGCTCGACATACTGGAAGCACACCTGCAACCGACGGGCGCCCGTTAA
- a CDS encoding ArsR/SmtB family transcription factor produces the protein MEKRRDIYQAIADPTRREIISLIARQSMNLNAIADNFDASRPAISQHIKVLTECGLVIIRQQGRERYCELKIDKLKEVTTWVEECRKYWNATIDSMENYLQELQSKNKKHGKR, from the coding sequence ATGGAGAAAAGAAGGGATATCTACCAGGCCATAGCAGACCCCACCCGGCGGGAAATCATCTCGCTGATAGCCCGCCAGTCCATGAACCTGAACGCGATCGCGGACAACTTCGACGCCAGCAGGCCGGCCATCTCCCAACATATTAAAGTGTTGACGGAATGCGGGCTGGTCATCATCCGGCAGCAAGGCAGGGAACGTTATTGTGAGCTGAAAATAGACAAGCTGAAAGAAGTCACCACCTGGGTGGAAGAATGCCGCAAGTACTGGAACGCTACTATCGACTCCATGGAAAACTATCTGCAGGAACTACAATCTAAAAATAAAAAGCATGGCAAACGTTAA
- a CDS encoding carboxypeptidase-like regulatory domain-containing protein, protein MFSLTRSGNMSGVTAQPNQFKPVEIPVTVSGEVAGMVRSTNKLAMSRIRMNILDAGCNTVASVLAESDGYFSYPGLRPGTYTLSPDPAQLQRLHMTAQPAEITVTIKRNPDGDVVDGLLFKLVPMLFANPPKQSHFD, encoded by the coding sequence GTGTTTTCACTGACCCGCAGCGGTAACATGTCGGGGGTAACGGCGCAGCCCAATCAGTTCAAACCGGTAGAAATCCCCGTGACCGTTTCCGGCGAAGTGGCTGGTATGGTCCGGAGTACAAATAAACTGGCCATGTCCCGCATCCGGATGAATATACTGGATGCCGGCTGCAACACTGTGGCCTCCGTGCTCGCGGAGTCGGACGGTTATTTCAGCTACCCTGGCCTTCGTCCCGGCACCTATACCTTAAGCCCGGACCCGGCGCAGCTGCAGCGCCTGCATATGACAGCCCAACCCGCTGAAATAACCGTTACCATTAAACGAAATCCGGATGGAGACGTTGTTGACGGACTGCTGTTTAAACTTGTTCCGATGTTATTTGCTAACCCACCCAAACAGTCGCACTTTGATTAA
- a CDS encoding DUF4402 domain-containing protein produces the protein MNFGILASSAIPGTLKLSPAGIRTTTGGVSTLPTTGTVTPALFSVAGENNYTYAITLPIIPIVLNNASVPGAFMLATSFTSSPSVITGGLLTGGSQALNVGATLFVGPNQPAGICNTLLPFLVTVNYN, from the coding sequence ATGAACTTCGGCATTCTGGCGTCTTCCGCTATCCCGGGCACGCTGAAACTCAGCCCTGCCGGTATCCGTACCACCACAGGCGGTGTTTCCACTTTGCCTACAACCGGTACCGTTACGCCTGCACTCTTTTCCGTGGCAGGGGAAAACAACTACACCTACGCGATTACGCTGCCTATCATTCCGATAGTGCTGAATAACGCTAGTGTTCCCGGCGCGTTCATGCTGGCAACATCTTTCACCAGTTCACCTTCCGTGATTACCGGCGGCTTGCTGACCGGCGGCTCCCAGGCATTGAACGTAGGCGCTACCCTGTTTGTAGGGCCTAACCAGCCGGCCGGTATCTGCAATACCCTGCTGCCTTTCCTGGTGACAGTAAATTATAACTAA